One Syntrophorhabdus sp. genomic window carries:
- a CDS encoding DegT/DnrJ/EryC1/StrS family aminotransferase: MKIPIARPLVGEEEVEAVARVMRSGMLAQGSVVTDFESRFAEYCGARHAVGVNSGTAALHAALLAAGIGPGDSVIVPAFTFFATASSVSMCGATPLFADVDPATFNIDPESIAALVRPDTRAIVGVHLFGQPFDVAAARDLCDDHDLTLIEDAAQAHGAEYHGRRAGSLADIGCFSFYPTKNMTTGEGGMVTTDDDALAERVRLLINHGQSKKYLHTVIGYNYRMTNIDAAIGLVQTGRVEGFNERRRENARYLDRHLAGSGLVTPHVAPGVRHVYHQYVVKVPSGYPLARDAFMSALSEQGIGTAVHYPIPVNRQPVYQSENASCPVADDLAASVVSLPVHPSVTDEELAYICDAVRELS, encoded by the coding sequence GTGAAGATCCCCATCGCCCGACCGCTCGTCGGGGAGGAGGAGGTCGAGGCCGTCGCCCGCGTGATGCGGTCGGGGATGCTGGCCCAGGGATCGGTCGTCACCGATTTCGAATCGCGCTTTGCGGAGTACTGCGGTGCCCGGCACGCGGTCGGTGTCAACTCCGGGACGGCGGCGCTTCATGCGGCCCTCCTTGCCGCGGGCATCGGGCCCGGCGACTCGGTGATCGTCCCGGCGTTCACGTTCTTTGCGACGGCGTCAAGCGTCTCGATGTGCGGGGCGACCCCCCTCTTTGCGGACGTCGACCCTGCGACATTCAACATCGACCCGGAATCGATCGCGGCCCTCGTCCGGCCCGACACCCGGGCAATCGTCGGGGTCCACCTCTTCGGGCAGCCGTTCGATGTCGCCGCAGCCCGCGATCTCTGCGATGACCATGATCTTACCCTGATCGAAGACGCGGCCCAGGCGCACGGCGCGGAGTATCACGGGAGAAGGGCGGGGAGCCTTGCCGACATCGGCTGCTTCTCGTTCTACCCGACAAAGAACATGACCACCGGGGAAGGGGGCATGGTCACGACCGACGACGACGCCCTTGCCGAGCGGGTCAGGCTCCTCATCAACCACGGGCAGAGCAAGAAATACCTTCATACTGTCATCGGGTACAACTACCGGATGACGAACATCGACGCCGCGATCGGCCTCGTGCAGACCGGCCGGGTGGAGGGGTTCAACGAGCGCCGGAGAGAGAACGCTCGTTATCTCGACCGCCACCTTGCAGGTTCAGGGCTCGTCACGCCCCATGTTGCACCGGGCGTCCGGCACGTCTACCACCAGTACGTGGTGAAGGTCCCCTCCGGTTACCCGCTTGCGCGGGATGCGTTCATGAGCGCTCTTTCCGAGCAGGGGATCGGGACCGCCGTCCACTACCCCATCCCCGTCAACCGGCAGCCGGTCTACCAGAGCGAAAACGCCTCCTGTCCGGTCGCCGACGACCTTGCGGCATCGGTCGTGAGCCTGCCGGTCCACCCCTCGGTGACGGACGAAGAACTGGCGTACATCTGCGACGCGGTCCGGGAACTCTCCTGA
- a CDS encoding nucleotide sugar dehydrogenase: MQNLLVKITNRSAKIGIIGQGYVGLPLAMAFARKFTVYGYDVCSGTVERLRAGMSHIQDVPDAQLSLYLGQTYFPTSDPEDLHQCDFLIICVPTPLSEDKIPDLSCIKDACSTLKTILHQGQFVILESTTFPGTTDEVVVPILEETGLVAGSDFGIAYSPERVDPGNKQYPIDKVPTIVGGISAECTNVAAAFYGSIMDRIVPVRDARTAEAVKMMENIFRNVNIALVNEMALIFERMDIDTWEVIDAAATKPYGFMPFYPGPGIGGHCIPLDPYYMSYRAKKYGFIPRFIETSGEINEFMKMHTVNLIEKGLRQVGKRVYGATVAVMGLAYKKNINDPRESPSIKIVEELANLGASMQVYDPFVPSLATKAGVFTSAESIEVALSGADCAVFLVDHDVFRRLDTGYIGSCMNTPVLVDCKNLFQQKDGIVYLCIGKGE, encoded by the coding sequence ATGCAAAATCTTCTTGTAAAGATCACTAATAGAAGCGCAAAAATTGGAATTATTGGTCAGGGTTACGTCGGTCTCCCGCTTGCAATGGCTTTTGCACGGAAGTTTACCGTTTACGGCTACGACGTCTGTTCAGGCACCGTCGAGCGGCTCCGGGCAGGGATGTCTCACATCCAGGACGTTCCGGACGCGCAACTCTCCCTGTATCTTGGACAGACTTATTTCCCAACCTCCGATCCCGAAGACCTTCACCAGTGCGATTTCCTCATCATCTGCGTCCCAACACCGCTATCGGAAGACAAGATCCCGGATCTAAGTTGCATAAAGGATGCCTGTTCGACCCTCAAAACCATTCTGCATCAGGGGCAGTTTGTCATCCTGGAGAGCACAACTTTCCCGGGGACGACTGACGAGGTGGTTGTTCCAATCCTCGAAGAGACCGGACTCGTCGCCGGCAGCGACTTCGGCATCGCCTACTCTCCAGAGCGGGTAGACCCCGGGAACAAGCAGTATCCCATCGATAAAGTACCAACGATTGTCGGCGGGATAAGCGCCGAATGTACCAACGTGGCCGCCGCCTTCTACGGGAGTATCATGGACAGGATTGTCCCGGTTCGGGATGCCCGCACGGCAGAAGCCGTGAAGATGATGGAGAACATCTTCAGGAACGTCAACATCGCCCTGGTCAATGAGATGGCTCTCATCTTCGAACGGATGGACATCGACACCTGGGAAGTGATCGACGCTGCGGCCACCAAACCCTACGGTTTCATGCCCTTCTATCCAGGCCCTGGCATCGGCGGTCACTGCATTCCGCTCGACCCCTACTACATGTCTTACCGGGCGAAGAAATACGGTTTCATCCCCCGCTTCATCGAAACCTCCGGGGAGATCAACGAGTTCATGAAGATGCACACCGTCAACCTCATCGAGAAGGGGCTCAGGCAGGTCGGCAAGCGGGTTTACGGTGCAACGGTCGCTGTGATGGGGCTCGCCTACAAGAAGAACATCAACGACCCCCGGGAGTCGCCTTCCATCAAGATCGTCGAAGAACTCGCAAACCTCGGGGCCAGCATGCAGGTCTACGACCCGTTCGTCCCCTCCCTCGCAACGAAGGCAGGTGTGTTTACCTCGGCGGAGAGCATCGAAGTGGCGCTTTCCGGGGCCGATTGTGCAGTATTCCTTGTGGACCACGATGTCTTCAGAAGGCTGGACACAGGGTATATCGGGAGTTGTATGAATACCCCCGTTCTTGTAGATTGTAAGAACCTCTTCCAACAGAAAGACGGGATCGTATACCTCTGTATCGGAAAAGGCGAGTGA